TTGCACTCTTAATTCAAATATTTCTTCTATTTTTTCATCTGAGTAGCTAGGATAAAGTTTTTTAAACTCATCCTTATGCTCTAGAAAATTTAGCATAAATATAATGAGTTAAAAAATATTAATTTTTTATTTTCTAAATTAATGTTTTTAAAGGAATTGCCCAAAATTGGTATTCTTCAATTTTAAATGGTAGAACTTTATCCCCGCCATAAAATACTATACCTTTAAAATTTTTATTTTTAATTGTCTTAGCTATTGCAAGAAGACCTTTAAAATGCTCACTTTTAATATTTGAACCTGATTTTATTTCTAAGGCTACTATATCTCCTGAACTTGATTCCAGTACAAAATCAACTTCTTTTTTTTGTTGATCTCTAAAGTGATATATTTCTACTTCTTCATTAGCAAATGATTGATGTTTAATAAGCTCACTATAAACAAAGGTTTCTACTAAATTTCCTAAGTGTTCATTTTTACCTATCATAGATGATTCAACACTTGCATTAAGTAAAAAACTTGCAAGTCCTGAATCAATAAAATGGACTTTTGGACTTTTAGTTACCTTTTTAAGTGTATTATTTGAATAAGAAGGTACTAGTTTTATAATATATAATGCTTCAAGTAAACCTATATATTTTGCAACAGTTTTATCTGCAATTCCAATACTCTTAGCAATATTTGAATAATTTACAAGTGAAGCTACTTGCCCTGCTAAAACTTTTAGAAGTTTTGATAAATGAGAGATAGTATCTACTTGTACATTTTCAATACTTGCTATATCTTTTGTTATTCTAGCTTTTATATAAAAATCATACCATGCTTTTTTGGCTTTTTGTGGTAAGTTGTAAACTTCAGGATAACCACCATTAATTACAGCATTTATAAATTCTTCTTTACTTATACTCTCAAAGTTTATATCAAACTTATTAAAGTTATCACTAAATAACTTATCAATGATATTTATATCTCTAGAATTAATTTCACTATATGATAAAGGAAATAGATTAAAACTAACCATTCTTCCAGCTAATGATTCTTTTATTTTTGAATTTTTAAACATATCAGAAGAACCAGTAAGTAAAAACATACCTTTTCTATTTTCTTCATCAACACTCATTTTTATTGGAGGTATAATATCAGGTATCATTTGAACTTCATCAATAGCAACATTTTCATCTTTTGAAATATAATCTATAAAACCTTTAGGGTCAGAACTTGCTGTATCAAAAATTGTAGCTTCATCAAAAGTATAATACTTCATATTTTTATTCTTCGCTATTTTCTTTTGCAAAGTTGTTTTACCTGATTGTCTAGGGCCATTAATAGCTACTATTCTAAAAGATTCTAACATTTCTACTATTGTGGATTCTAATTTTCTATGTACCATCTTTTCTCCTTCTTACGAAATAAATATACTAACTTTACGAATTTTACAAGTAAGTATTACGAAATTTATATTGGTATATTACGAAGTTTATACTTAAAAGCAAATTTTTTAATCTAATTGTATAATCCATTAACAAACTCTTTTCCACTATC
This sequence is a window from Poseidonibacter parvus. Protein-coding genes within it:
- a CDS encoding ATP-binding protein; the encoded protein is MVHRKLESTIVEMLESFRIVAINGPRQSGKTTLQKKIAKNKNMKYYTFDEATIFDTASSDPKGFIDYISKDENVAIDEVQMIPDIIPPIKMSVDEENRKGMFLLTGSSDMFKNSKIKESLAGRMVSFNLFPLSYSEINSRDINIIDKLFSDNFNKFDINFESISKEEFINAVINGGYPEVYNLPQKAKKAWYDFYIKARITKDIASIENVQVDTISHLSKLLKVLAGQVASLVNYSNIAKSIGIADKTVAKYIGLLEALYIIKLVPSYSNNTLKKVTKSPKVHFIDSGLASFLLNASVESSMIGKNEHLGNLVETFVYSELIKHQSFANEEVEIYHFRDQQKKEVDFVLESSSGDIVALEIKSGSNIKSEHFKGLLAIAKTIKNKNFKGIVFYGGDKVLPFKIEEYQFWAIPLKTLI